GGGGAACCTCGTTGTTGTTATTGGTCACGCCATGGGGGATGGCGTGGGGCGCATTCTGTCGAGGCGGTCACAACGCAGGCTGAATATAGAACTGATCGGTACAGGAACTATTCGGGGCAGATTCAGGTCAGGGGCCGGCCGCCGGCCGGGCGTCCCTGCTCAATGTCCGCGCGAGGCACCGACCGAGAGCACGACCGCGCCGGCACCGATCAGCAGCACGCCCAGCCACGACAGCCAGGACAGGCGTTCGCCGAGGAAGGCCAGCGCGAACAGCGCGACCAGGACCACGCTGGCCTTGTCGATGGCGGCCACCTGCGCGGTATCGCCGACCTGCAGGGCGCGGTAATAGCAGAGCCACGAGGCCGCGGTGGCGGCGGCGGACAAGGCCAGGAACAGCAGGACGCGTGGCGGCAGGGCGAAGGGGTCGCTCCATTTGCCGCTGGCCCAGACCAGCGGCGCCAGCAGCAACAGGACGATGGCGGTGCGGATCAGGGTGGCCAGGTCGGAATCCACGCCGCTCACGCCGAGCTTGGCGAACACCGCGGTCAGGGCCGCGAACACCGCCGACAGCACCGCCCAGAACATCCATCCGCTGGCGCTCATGGCCTCATCCCGATGTTCGCGCGCCGTCCCCAGCCGCGGGCGGCAGCACGTACACGATGCGTCCGGCCGCCTGTTCGCAACGCCAGCCGAGCCGCTCCGTCAGCCGTTGCGCAAGCGCGCCCAGGCCGCCGCCATCGCTGCGTTGCGCGGGTGCGGCGGCGCCGTCGCCCGGATCGGTCGCGATCTCCAGCCTGTCGCCATCCAGCCGCAACGACAGTGCCCGGCCCGAGGACGGCCAGCCGAGCTTGCCGATCGCATGGCGCAGCAACAGCAAGGCTTCGCGGCGGGGAATCCGCAAGGCGCCGGATGCGGCGATCCCCGCCGCTCGCGCTGGATCGGCCTGCAGCGCGTCGACCGCCTCGTGCAGCAAGGCGGATGCGTCGATCCGCTCGTACTGCAACGAACGCCGCCGCGCCACCGCCAGCAGCATCTCGACCAGGTCGGTCATCTCGCGCACGCCGCGATCCAGCCGCTGCAGGCGTTCGATGCGGCGCGGGTCGGTGCCGGCATCGACATCGTCGAGCATCACTTCGGTCGCGCCCTGCACGACCGCGATCGGCGTGCGCAGTTCGTGGCTGGCGTCGGCGAAGAACGCCTGTTCGTGCGCATCCGCCTCGACCAGCCGGCGCTGGTAGTCGTCGATGGCGCCGGCCAGGCGGCCCAGTTCGTCGCCGCTGGTGCGCGCGCGCAGGGCGGTGGCCTGCGGCTGCACCGGCAGCGCGTCCAGTGCCTGCGCCAGCCTGCCGAGCGGTTTCAGCGCGGCGCCGGCGAACAGCCAGGCGAGCAGGCCGGCCAGCAGGGTGCCGGCGATCACGGTGGCGGCCGCAACCCAGCCCAGGTGCTGTTCCAGCGCCTCGATGTCGCTGAGGTCGATCATGAAATACAGCCGCCCCGCGCTGGTGTCGAACACGCCCACGTGCACGCTGTCGTCGGAATCGTCCTCGTGCACGCCCAGCGGGAAATGCGCGTAGCGGGCAGGGACATCCGCACCCGTGTAGCCGCTGAGGCGATGCGTCCTCGGCAATCGCGCGGGCAGGCCGGTGGACAGCCGCAGGCCGTAGTCCTCGGCCTGGCCGCGCAGGATTTCGTTGGCCAGCACGTATTCGTAGTCCTCGGTGACGGCGAGGGTGGTCAGCGCGAACAAGGCGCTGAGCAGGAAGCCCAGCACGGTCATGGCCAGCGCCACGCGGCGTCGCAGCGGCAGCGGCGTCGCGCTCACGGCGGCGCGACCAGGCGGTAGCCGACCCCGCGCACCGACTGGATCATCGCGTGCGCGAACGGGCGGTCGACCAGCGCGCGCAGTTCGTACACCTGGGTCTGCAGGGCGGGCAGGTCGCCGCCCTCGTTGCCCCAGCCGGCCCGCAGCAGCGACTGGTGGGTGCTGACGTTCGGGTGGTTGCGCAGCAGCGCCGCGAGCAGGGCGCCTTGCAGGCGGGTGAGCGGGATGCGCTGGCCCTCGCGGCTGGCGAGCATCGCCTGCGGGTCGTAATGCAGGCCGGCGACCGCCAGGGCTTGCATCGGCGGCGCGGCATGGCGGGTCAGCGCGCGCAGGCGCGCGTCGAGTTCGCGCATGGCGAAGGGCTTGACCATGTAGTCGTCCGCGCCCTCGGCATAGCCGCGCAGCTTGTCGTCGAGGGTGTCGCGCGCGGTCAGCATCAGCACCGGCACGCCGTGTCCGGCGGCGCGCAGCCGGCGGCACAGGTCGAGCCCGTCCAGCCGCGGCAGGCCGAGATCGAGCACGATCGCGTCGAACGGGTCGCGCAGCGCGCGCGCCAGCCCGCTGGCGCCGTCCGCGCAATGGTCGACCAGGTAGCCGCGGCGTTCCAGGAAATCCCAGATGTTGGCGGCGATGTCGTGCTGGTCTTCGATCACCAGCACGCGCAGGCCGGTTGCGGTGTTGGCGGCATGTGCGTGCATCGGGATCACCTCCTGCGCGCAGCCTGCCACGTCGCGCGGCGCCGGTGTTAACGGGCCGCTGAGAAATGGTTGAGCTTCGTTTACGCCGGATCGCGCACCGTGCGCGGGCGCCGCGCCGGCGCGCAGAGGCCGTGCGGGAGCTCCATTGGATCACCATCCCCTGTATTCGCGGTTCCGACCGCTGCTGTGGCTCGGCATCGTGTTCCTCGCCGTTTCCGCGTTGAGCCGGCTCGCCCTGCTGCTGGCGACCGGCGGCGGCGTGCCGGCCACCTTCGGCAATTGGGCCTACGCCTTCGGCGTGGGCCTGGGCTACGACCTGCTGACCTTCGTCTATTTCGCCTGGCCATTGCTGCTGCTGCTGTGGCTGTTGCCGCGGCGCTGGCTGGCGCGGCGCTGGGGCAGCTTCCTGGTGGGTGCGCTGTGCCTGCTGCTGCTGTTCGTGATGCTGTTCGTCGCGGTCTCGGAATGGACGTTCTGGGAGGAATTCCAGGCGCGCTTCAACTTCATCGCGGTCGATTACCTGGTCTACACCACCGAGGTGATCGGCAACATCCGCGAGTCCTATCCGGTGGGCTGGATCCTGAGCGCGCTGGCGCTGGTCGGCACCGGCCTGTTCGTCGCCACCCGCCGCTGGCGGCTGGTGCGCAACGACAGCGCGCACTTCGGCGCGCGTTCGCTGGTGGCGGCCGCATGGCTGGCGTTGAGCGTGCTCGGCACCTGGCTGGTCACCGGCGACATGAAGGACCGTACCGGCAACACCTACGTCAACGAACTCGCCGGCAACGGCATCTACCAGTTCTTCGCCGCCTATCGCAGCGCCTCGCTGGACTACCCGCGCTACTACCGCACCATCCCCGCCGATGAAGCCTGGGCGCAGGTGCGCGCGCAGGTGGCCACGCCGGATGCGCAATTCGTCGGCCCCGCCGGCATCGCCCGCTGGATCCGCAACCAGGCGCCGGAGCGGCGGCTCAACGTGGTGCTGGTCAGCATCGAGAGCCTCTCGGCCGAATATTCCGGCACCTACGGGCGCAAGGGAACCTCGCTGACGCCGAACCTGGATGCGCTGTCGAAGGACAGCCTGGTGTTCGGCGACCTGTGGGCCACCGGCACGCGCACCGTGCGCGGGCTGGAGGCGCTCTCGCTGTCGGTGCCGCCCACGCCGGGCGAATCCATCGTCAAGCGCGAACACAACGAAGGCCTGTTCACCCTCGGCGAGGTGTTCCGCGGCAAGGGTTACGACGCGCAATTCCTGTACGGCGGCTACGGCGCGTTCGACAACATGAACTATTTCTTCGGCCACAACGGCTACGAGGTGCACGACCGCACCGAGATCCCGGACAAGGAGATCCACCACGCCAACATCTGGGGCGTGGCCGACGAAGACCTGTACACGATGGCGATGAAGCGCTTCGACGCCGATGCCGCGCGTGGCAAGCCGTTCTTCGCCCACCTGATGACGACCTCCAACCACCGCCCCTACACGTTCCCGGCGGGCCGCGGGCCATGGCCGCAGGGCGAGCGCGAAAGCGCGGTGGCGTACACCGACTGGGCGGTCGGCGATTTCCTGCGCCGCGCCAGCACGCACGCGTGGTTCAAGGACACCCTGTTCGTGATCACCGCCGACCATTGCGCGTCCAGCGGCGGGATCGCCTCGCTGCCGGCGTTCCGCTACCGCATCCCGCTGTGGATCTACGCGCCGGGCGGGCAAGTGGCCGCGGGGCGGCATGACCGGATGACCAGCCAGATCGACATCGCGCCGACGATTCTCGGCCTGCTCGGCATGGACTACTACAGCCAGTTCTATGGCGTGGACGTGTTCCAGCAGGCGCCGGGCCAAGAGCGCGCCTTCCTCGGCACCTACCAGCTGCTTGGATACCTGCGCAATGGGAAGCTGGTGCAGCTGGCGCCGCATCGCGAGGTGGAGACATTGCGCCCGGCTTACGGCTGGGATGAGCCACAACCGCCGTTGCCGGAAGATCCTGCGTTGACCCTGCAGGCGATCAGCTACTACCAGACCGCTGCGGAGGAATTCGCGAACGGCAAGATGCGGATGCCGGAACGACTGCCGGAACCTCCGGCCGCGCGCAGCACGACCGTACCGATGCAGGCTGCCGGCAAGTGAGCGAAGTCCGGCGCGAATGGGCAAGCAAGGTGCCGCAGGTCACCTTGCTGTTCTGGATCACCAAGATCGCCGCGACCACCCTGGGCGAAACCGGTGGCGACGCGGTCAGCATGTCCTGGCTGGGCGAAACCACGCCGGGCGCGACCGGCCTGGGCTATCTGATCGGCACGGCGATCTTCGCCGTGGTGTTCGCCCTTGCCGTGTGGGCGCAGATCCGGGCGAAGCGCTTCCACCCGTTCCTGTACTGGTTCGCGATCATCGCCAGCACCACGGTCGGCACCACCCTGGCCGATTACGTCACCCGCTCGCTCGGGATCGGCTACACCGGCGGTTCCGGCCTGCTGCTGGCGATGGTGCTGGCTTCGCTGTGGCTGTGGCATCGCACGCTGGGCACGGTGTCGGTGGACAGCGTGGGCGATCCGAAATCCGAGGCCTTCTACTGGCTGACCATCATGTGTTCGCAGACGCTGGGCACCGCGCTGGGCGATTGGGTGGCCGATACCGCCGGGCTTGGCTATACCGGCGGCATGCTGATCTTCGGCGGATTGCTGGCCGTCGTCGCGGCGCTGTATTTCTGGACGAAGACCTCGCGCACGCCGTTGTTCTGGGCGGCATTCATCCTCACCCGCCCGCTGGGTGCGGTGCTCGGGGATTTCCTCGACAAGCCGGTGGCAAGGGGCGGGCTGGAACTGAGCCGCTACAGCGCATCGTTGGCGCTGCTTGCGTTCATCGCCGCCGGCATCCTGCTGTTCCCGCAACGCGCGGCGGCGCGGGCGCATTGAGCCCGCCGGCGCGCTCAGGCGCCGCCGGCGAAGCCCCGTTGCCGCCAGGCCTCGAACACCATCACGGCGACGGTATTGGAGAGGTTGAGGCTGCGGTTGTTCGGCTGCATCGGCAGGCGCAGGCGTTGCGCTTGCGGGATCGCATCCAGCAGATCCTGCGGCAGGCCGGCGGTTTCGCTGCCGAACAGGAAGGCGTCGCCGGCGCGATAGTCGACCTGGTCGAAGCGGGTGGTGCCGCGCGTGGACAACGCGAACACGCGCGGCGATGAGCCATTGACCGCGGCGATCGCGGCAAGCGCGGCAGCGAGCTCGTCGTGCACCTGCATCGCCGCGTACTCGTGGTAGTCGAGGCCGGCGCGGCGCAGCTGCTTGTCGTCGAGGTCGAAGCCGAGCGGCTTCACCAGGTGGAGTTGCGCGCCGGTGTTGGCGCACAGGCGGATCACGTTGCCGGTGTTGGGCGGGATCTCGGGGCGGTGCAGGATGACGTGGAACATCAGCGTGCGCTCACCACGGCAACGACTCGCCGCGCCAGTCGAGGAAGCGGCCCGACTGTCCGGGCGTGGCCGCGTCGATCACGCGCAGCAGGCCGGCGACGGCATCGGCCGGGGCAACCTGCGCGTTCGCGCCGCCCATCTCGGTCTGCACCCAGCCCGGATGCAGGGCCAGCACCACGATGCCGCGTTCCTCCAGCGCGCGCGCCAGCAACACGCTGGCCATGTTCTGCGCGGCCTTGCTGATGTCGTAGCTGGGCGTGCCGAAGCGGGCGGTGTTGCCGATCGAACCCAGTTGCGAGCTGATGTTGGCGATGCGGCCGCCATCGGCCAGCAGCGGCGCCAGCGCCTGCGCCAGCAGGAACGGGCCGACCGCATTGGTGCGCAGGCTGTCCTCGAGGGTCGCCTGTTCGACATGGCCGAAGCGCTCGCCGGAATGCAGCACGCCGGCGTTGTTGACCAGCAGGTCGATGCGGCCCGCGTCGCCCAGCACCAGCGGCAGGTCGTGCACCAGGCTGGCGCGCGATTTCGCCTCGGCCACGTCCAGCGGCAGCACATGCAGGCGGCCCGGGTATTCGCCGGCCAACGCATTCAGCGAGGTCGCCTTGCCCGGGTGCCGGCAGGCGCCGACCACATGCTCGCCGCGGGCCAGCAACTGGCGGACGAATTCCAGGCCGATCCCGCGGTTGGCGCCTGAAATCAAGACGTTACGAGGCATTGCCGGCTCCCGGATGGCTTCCGGCACAGTGTATCGGCCCCGACGGACGGCTAACATCGGAAGTCTTTGCCGTCCGCTGGAGTCCTGCATGTCCGTGTTCCGTCCCGCCGCGCTCGCCCTTGCCCTCGCCACCGCGCTGTCCGCCGGCGCCTATGCGCCCGTCGTGCAGGCGGCGAACGCGCCTGCGGTCGACATCGCCTACGACAGCTTCGTCCTGCCGAACGGGCTGCGGGTGATCGTGCACACCGACCGCAAGGCGCCGATCGTCGCGGTCAACCTCTGGTACCACGTCGGCAGCAAGGACGAGCCCAGCGGCCGCAGCGGCTTCGCCCACCTGTTCGAGCACCTGATGTTCAACGGTTCGGAGAACTATCCGGGCGAGTTCTTCACCCCGTTCAAGGCGGTCGGCGTCACCGACCAGAACGGCACCACCAACACCGACCGCACCAACTACTTCGAGAACGTGCCGACCACCGCGCTCGACACCGCGCTGTGGATGGAATCCGACCGCATGGGCCACCTGCTCGGCGCGATCGACCAGGCCACGCTGGACGAGCAGCGCGGCGTGGTGCAGAACGAGAAGCGCCAGGGCATGAACCAGCCCTACGGCCAGCTGCGCGAGATCATCTCGCACACCATGTATCCGCAAGGCCATCCCTACCACCACACCACGATCGGTTCGTTGAACGACCTCAACGCGGCCAAGCTCGAGGACGTGAAGACCTGGTTCAAGACCTGGTACGGCCCGAACAACGCGGTGCTGGTGCTGGCCGGCGACATCGACGTCGCCACCGCCAGGGAAAAGGTGGCGAAGTACTTCGGCGACATCCCGGCCAGCCCGACCATGGCCCAGCCGAAGGTCGACGTGGCGGTGCTGAAGGCGAACGGCCGCACCGAGCTGGAGGACAAGGTCCCGCAGGTGATGGTGCGCCGCATGTGGAACGTGCCGCAGGTCGGCAGCCGCGACACCGACATGCTCGACCTGTTCTCCGACGTGCTCGGCGGCAGCGCCAGCTCGCGCCTGGACAAGCGCCTGGTGCACCAGGACAAGCTGGTCGACAGCGTCGGCACCGGCAACTGGGCCTCGCAGCTGGGCGGCAACTTCTTCGTCACCGCGATGGTCAAGCAGGGCGTGGACCCGGCCAGGGTCGAGGCGATCATCGACGAGGAGCTGAACAAGCTGATCGCCGAAGGCCCGACCGCCGAGGAGCTGGCGCGCGCCAAGACCAGCTACGAATCCAATTTCATCCGCGGCATCGAGCGCATTGGCGGTTTCGGCGGCAAGGCCGACGTGCTGGCCTCCTGCGCGATCTACGAGAACAACCCGGGTTGCTTCCGCGATTCGCTGAAGGCGGTCGCCAGCGCCACCCCGGCGCAGGTGCGCGCGGCGGCGTCGAAGTGGTTGAACAAGCCCAGCCATGTGTTCACCGTGAAGCCGGGTGCGCGCAAGGACCTGCCGGAAGACCCGGCGGGCACCCCGGCGCCGTTCGCGCTGCCCAAGCCGGATGCGAAGTACAAGACCACGGCCAGCGCGGTCGACCGCAAGGCCGGCGTGCCGATGCCGGCCAGCTTCCCCGACCTGAAGTTCCCCACCCAGCAGCGCGCCACCCTGTCCAACGGCACCACGG
Above is a genomic segment from Thermomonas aquatica containing:
- a CDS encoding SDR family oxidoreductase; protein product: MPRNVLISGANRGIGLEFVRQLLARGEHVVGACRHPGKATSLNALAGEYPGRLHVLPLDVAEAKSRASLVHDLPLVLGDAGRIDLLVNNAGVLHSGERFGHVEQATLEDSLRTNAVGPFLLAQALAPLLADGGRIANISSQLGSIGNTARFGTPSYDISKAAQNMASVLLARALEERGIVVLALHPGWVQTEMGGANAQVAPADAVAGLLRVIDAATPGQSGRFLDWRGESLPW
- a CDS encoding sensor histidine kinase is translated as MSATPLPLRRRVALAMTVLGFLLSALFALTTLAVTEDYEYVLANEILRGQAEDYGLRLSTGLPARLPRTHRLSGYTGADVPARYAHFPLGVHEDDSDDSVHVGVFDTSAGRLYFMIDLSDIEALEQHLGWVAAATVIAGTLLAGLLAWLFAGAALKPLGRLAQALDALPVQPQATALRARTSGDELGRLAGAIDDYQRRLVEADAHEQAFFADASHELRTPIAVVQGATEVMLDDVDAGTDPRRIERLQRLDRGVREMTDLVEMLLAVARRRSLQYERIDASALLHEAVDALQADPARAAGIAASGALRIPRREALLLLRHAIGKLGWPSSGRALSLRLDGDRLEIATDPGDGAAAPAQRSDGGGLGALAQRLTERLGWRCEQAAGRIVYVLPPAAGDGARTSG
- a CDS encoding M16 family metallopeptidase gives rise to the protein MSVFRPAALALALATALSAGAYAPVVQAANAPAVDIAYDSFVLPNGLRVIVHTDRKAPIVAVNLWYHVGSKDEPSGRSGFAHLFEHLMFNGSENYPGEFFTPFKAVGVTDQNGTTNTDRTNYFENVPTTALDTALWMESDRMGHLLGAIDQATLDEQRGVVQNEKRQGMNQPYGQLREIISHTMYPQGHPYHHTTIGSLNDLNAAKLEDVKTWFKTWYGPNNAVLVLAGDIDVATAREKVAKYFGDIPASPTMAQPKVDVAVLKANGRTELEDKVPQVMVRRMWNVPQVGSRDTDMLDLFSDVLGGSASSRLDKRLVHQDKLVDSVGTGNWASQLGGNFFVTAMVKQGVDPARVEAIIDEELNKLIAEGPTAEELARAKTSYESNFIRGIERIGGFGGKADVLASCAIYENNPGCFRDSLKAVASATPAQVRAAASKWLNKPSHVFTVKPGARKDLPEDPAGTPAPFALPKPDAKYKTTASAVDRKAGVPMPASFPDLKFPTQQRATLSNGTTVILAERHDIPVVQMDYQFAGGYSADPAGKPGIANFTAGLLDEGAGDLDALGFASRKEELGAQIGAGASLDSNGATLSALKKNLEPSVALLADMLRKPRFDQAEIDRVKGQWIAGIRQEKAQPSGAAMRVLPSLMFGAGHPYGNPLSGTGTEAAISALTRADLVAFHQRMMQPKGATVIVVGDTTLKEIVPVLEKHFGDWKVDGAGGAPAIPAVANVKQPRVFLIDQPGAVQANIFAAELVPSSKDPGAIAFDMANMVFGGDFTARLNMNLREDKHWSYGASSRAGGAVGQRMWRASAPVQIDKTAESVAEIKREMAEFFGGARGTTAEELARQQKGMTLSLPGAYETAGAVMNTIGSNVLYGRPDDYVFQRKAAIEAITPAQVDAAAKTLDPNGITWVVVGDLKKTEAPIRALNLGEVTILDADGKPVPAAK
- a CDS encoding EamA family transporter, which encodes MSASGWMFWAVLSAVFAALTAVFAKLGVSGVDSDLATLIRTAIVLLLLAPLVWASGKWSDPFALPPRVLLFLALSAAATAASWLCYYRALQVGDTAQVAAIDKASVVLVALFALAFLGERLSWLSWLGVLLIGAGAVVLSVGASRGH
- a CDS encoding LTA synthase family protein, producing MDHHPLYSRFRPLLWLGIVFLAVSALSRLALLLATGGGVPATFGNWAYAFGVGLGYDLLTFVYFAWPLLLLLWLLPRRWLARRWGSFLVGALCLLLLFVMLFVAVSEWTFWEEFQARFNFIAVDYLVYTTEVIGNIRESYPVGWILSALALVGTGLFVATRRWRLVRNDSAHFGARSLVAAAWLALSVLGTWLVTGDMKDRTGNTYVNELAGNGIYQFFAAYRSASLDYPRYYRTIPADEAWAQVRAQVATPDAQFVGPAGIARWIRNQAPERRLNVVLVSIESLSAEYSGTYGRKGTSLTPNLDALSKDSLVFGDLWATGTRTVRGLEALSLSVPPTPGESIVKREHNEGLFTLGEVFRGKGYDAQFLYGGYGAFDNMNYFFGHNGYEVHDRTEIPDKEIHHANIWGVADEDLYTMAMKRFDADAARGKPFFAHLMTTSNHRPYTFPAGRGPWPQGERESAVAYTDWAVGDFLRRASTHAWFKDTLFVITADHCASSGGIASLPAFRYRIPLWIYAPGGQVAAGRHDRMTSQIDIAPTILGLLGMDYYSQFYGVDVFQQAPGQERAFLGTYQLLGYLRNGKLVQLAPHREVETLRPAYGWDEPQPPLPEDPALTLQAISYYQTAAEEFANGKMRMPERLPEPPAARSTTVPMQAAGK
- a CDS encoding tRNA (cytidine(34)-2'-O)-methyltransferase; translation: MFHVILHRPEIPPNTGNVIRLCANTGAQLHLVKPLGFDLDDKQLRRAGLDYHEYAAMQVHDELAAALAAIAAVNGSSPRVFALSTRGTTRFDQVDYRAGDAFLFGSETAGLPQDLLDAIPQAQRLRLPMQPNNRSLNLSNTVAVMVFEAWRQRGFAGGA
- a CDS encoding response regulator transcription factor, producing MHAHAANTATGLRVLVIEDQHDIAANIWDFLERRGYLVDHCADGASGLARALRDPFDAIVLDLGLPRLDGLDLCRRLRAAGHGVPVLMLTARDTLDDKLRGYAEGADDYMVKPFAMRELDARLRALTRHAAPPMQALAVAGLHYDPQAMLASREGQRIPLTRLQGALLAALLRNHPNVSTHQSLLRAGWGNEGGDLPALQTQVYELRALVDRPFAHAMIQSVRGVGYRLVAPP